Proteins encoded together in one Lachnospiraceae bacterium JLR.KK008 window:
- the glgB gene encoding 1,4-alpha-glucan branching protein GlgB — translation MNDKLYKVLNWRDIEEIVYSESDDPHRLLGAHKEGNKLLVQAFFPNVRSVTVRSLDGSKAYPMECVDEAGFYAALIPEKSSFSYEYLVNDGKREQKVQEVYNNAPVITKKDTDKFQAGIHYTVYDILGAHVMTVNGVTGMHFAVWAPNALRVSVVGDFNQWDGRVHQMRRLWDSGIFELFLPDVGTGENYKFEIKVKGGLTYLKADPYEFFGEMRPGTASVTADISGFCWEDDEWIRQRKDRQSKEAPMSIYELYLGSFKRAVRAQAEGEGETDAEEEGQAAEPVNPYLNYRELAPEIIAYVKKMGYTHIELMPVMEHPFDASWGYQTIGYYAPTARYGSPEDFMYFMNEMHKAEIGVILDWVPGHFPRDTYGLSNFDGTCLYEHLDPRQGAHPDWGTLLYNYGRPEVSNYLIANALFWIEKYHADGIRIDAVASMLYLDYGKQDGQWVANIYGGNENLEAMEFLKHLNSMIGKRGKGAISIAEESTAWPMVTGALDEGGLGFSYKWNMGWMNDYLQYIKYDPYFRSYHHGELTFSMIYAYSEKFVLEFSHDEVVHGKASLIGKMPGEREDKFANLRLTFAHMIMHPGKKLLFMGQDIGEFDEWNEEREVEWNLLQYEEHQGVNQLMQDLNHFYQSQPALYELDTESEGFEWINNISADECMLVFLRKSRKKDEWLLIVENFANAEWDAHKIGVPFAGKYKEILNTDAQVYGGKGRINPRVKTAKESECDDREYSITIKSAPLSVQVFSCIPETASKTVKGAKSAKEKKSPVVRKSVKTTARKTK, via the coding sequence ATGAATGATAAGTTGTACAAGGTTTTGAACTGGAGGGACATTGAGGAGATCGTTTATTCGGAGAGTGATGATCCCCACAGGCTGCTTGGCGCTCATAAAGAGGGAAATAAACTGCTTGTGCAGGCATTTTTTCCCAATGTACGGTCAGTAACGGTCCGCAGTCTGGACGGTTCCAAGGCCTATCCGATGGAATGTGTGGATGAGGCGGGGTTTTATGCTGCGCTTATTCCGGAAAAGAGTTCGTTTTCCTATGAATATCTTGTCAATGACGGAAAACGGGAACAGAAAGTCCAGGAAGTATACAATAACGCGCCGGTGATTACCAAAAAGGATACGGACAAATTTCAGGCGGGGATTCATTACACAGTCTATGATATTCTTGGTGCGCACGTGATGACGGTAAACGGTGTAACGGGTATGCACTTTGCTGTGTGGGCGCCCAATGCGCTGCGTGTCAGTGTGGTCGGAGATTTTAATCAGTGGGACGGGCGTGTCCATCAAATGCGCAGACTGTGGGATTCCGGTATTTTTGAATTGTTTTTGCCGGATGTCGGTACCGGAGAGAATTATAAATTTGAAATCAAAGTAAAAGGCGGATTGACGTATCTGAAGGCTGATCCCTATGAATTTTTCGGAGAGATGCGTCCGGGGACAGCGTCTGTGACTGCGGATATATCCGGTTTTTGCTGGGAGGACGATGAGTGGATCAGACAGCGCAAAGACAGACAGTCCAAAGAGGCTCCGATGAGTATTTACGAACTGTATCTCGGTTCTTTCAAGCGGGCTGTCAGGGCACAGGCGGAAGGAGAAGGAGAGACTGACGCTGAAGAGGAAGGGCAGGCGGCGGAGCCGGTAAATCCCTATCTGAACTATCGGGAACTTGCACCGGAGATTATTGCCTATGTAAAAAAGATGGGCTATACCCATATTGAGCTGATGCCGGTGATGGAGCATCCGTTCGACGCATCCTGGGGGTATCAGACGATCGGCTATTATGCACCGACTGCCAGATACGGGTCACCGGAAGACTTCATGTATTTTATGAATGAGATGCACAAAGCAGAGATCGGTGTGATTCTGGACTGGGTGCCAGGGCATTTCCCGAGAGATACTTACGGGCTTTCCAATTTTGACGGGACCTGTCTGTATGAGCACCTGGACCCGAGGCAGGGAGCGCATCCCGATTGGGGTACCCTTCTCTATAACTATGGCCGGCCGGAGGTTTCCAACTATCTGATTGCCAACGCCCTGTTCTGGATCGAGAAATATCATGCGGACGGGATCAGGATTGATGCCGTGGCCTCCATGCTCTATCTGGACTATGGCAAACAGGACGGACAGTGGGTGGCCAATATCTATGGCGGCAATGAAAATCTGGAGGCGATGGAGTTTTTGAAACATCTGAACTCCATGATCGGCAAGAGAGGCAAGGGGGCCATCAGTATTGCGGAAGAATCCACGGCGTGGCCGATGGTGACAGGGGCTCTTGACGAGGGAGGCCTGGGCTTTTCCTATAAATGGAATATGGGATGGATGAACGACTATCTGCAATATATCAAGTATGACCCGTATTTCCGTTCCTATCACCATGGAGAACTGACGTTCAGTATGATCTATGCCTACAGTGAAAAATTTGTACTGGAATTTTCCCATGATGAAGTTGTTCATGGGAAGGCGTCTTTGATCGGGAAGATGCCGGGAGAGCGGGAGGACAAGTTTGCCAATCTGCGCCTGACATTTGCTCATATGATCATGCACCCGGGCAAAAAGCTGCTCTTTATGGGGCAGGACATCGGAGAGTTTGATGAGTGGAATGAAGAGCGGGAAGTGGAGTGGAATCTGCTTCAATATGAAGAGCATCAGGGTGTCAATCAGCTCATGCAGGACCTGAATCATTTCTATCAGAGTCAGCCGGCGTTGTATGAGCTTGATACGGAGAGTGAAGGCTTTGAGTGGATCAATAATATTTCAGCGGACGAGTGTATGCTTGTATTCCTGAGAAAGAGCAGGAAGAAGGACGAGTGGCTGCTCATCGTGGAAAATTTTGCCAACGCGGAGTGGGATGCTCATAAAATCGGGGTACCGTTTGCCGGAAAATATAAGGAGATCTTGAATACTGACGCGCAGGTGTACGGTGGAAAGGGCCGGATTAACCCGCGGGTAAAGACGGCAAAAGAGAGTGAGTGCGACGACAGAGAGTATTCCATCACAATCAAATCAGCGCCTTTGTCGGTGCAGGTATTCTCCTGCATTCCTGAGACTGCTTCCAAAACCGTGAAAGGGGCAAAATCTGCGAAGGAAAAGAAGTCGCCGGTTGTACGCAAGAGTGTGAAGACGACAGCGCGGAAGACAAAATAA
- a CDS encoding DUF1015 family protein has protein sequence MADIKPFCAVRPREGLEDQIAALPYDVYSRREALEETRNNPLSFLRIDRAETQFPEDMDMYAACVYEKARALLQEMTDSGQFVTEDRPCYYIYELTMNGRTQTGIAACASVDDYENEVIRKHENTRAEKEADRICHVDVCSAQTGPIFLAYRSREQIDRLVEEIKKEKPLYDFISADSICHRVWRVADAEKITDIRENFRQIPEIYIADGHHRCASAVKVAQRRRQAHPHYTGEEEFNYFLSVLFPDNQLMVMDYNRVVKDLNGYTSGQFLEKISERFLVEKLELERMGKEVRRPQQKGQITMYLDEDWYRLTYKGGDDADPVERLDVSVLQRELLHPLLGIEDPKTDERIDFVGGIRGLDELERRVHEDCRVAFAMYPTSMEELFAVSDAGLLMPPKSTWFEPKLRSGIFIHRIEA, from the coding sequence ATGGCTGATATCAAACCTTTTTGTGCGGTCCGCCCGAGAGAAGGACTGGAGGATCAGATCGCCGCACTTCCCTATGATGTATACAGCCGCAGGGAGGCGCTGGAGGAGACGAGAAATAATCCGCTCTCTTTTTTACGGATTGACCGGGCAGAAACACAGTTTCCCGAGGATATGGACATGTATGCAGCCTGTGTCTATGAAAAGGCCAGGGCGCTGTTACAGGAAATGACAGACAGCGGGCAGTTTGTAACAGAGGACCGGCCATGTTATTACATATATGAACTGACGATGAACGGACGGACGCAGACAGGCATTGCCGCCTGTGCCAGTGTCGATGATTATGAGAATGAGGTTATCAGAAAACATGAAAACACAAGAGCGGAGAAAGAAGCGGACCGGATCTGCCATGTGGATGTGTGCAGTGCGCAAACAGGGCCTATCTTTCTCGCCTATCGTTCCAGGGAACAGATCGACCGGCTCGTGGAAGAGATCAAAAAAGAGAAACCGCTCTATGACTTCATTTCCGCTGATAGTATCTGCCATCGGGTATGGAGAGTGGCAGATGCGGAAAAGATTACTGATATAAGGGAAAACTTCAGGCAGATTCCAGAAATTTATATTGCTGACGGACATCACCGGTGTGCCTCCGCCGTCAAAGTGGCGCAGCGCAGAAGGCAGGCTCATCCGCATTACACGGGAGAGGAAGAATTTAACTATTTTCTGTCTGTGCTCTTTCCGGACAATCAGTTGATGGTCATGGATTATAACCGGGTCGTGAAAGACTTAAACGGGTATACGAGCGGGCAGTTTCTGGAGAAGATTTCGGAAAGGTTTCTGGTTGAAAAGCTCGAACTGGAGAGAATGGGAAAAGAAGTACGCAGGCCGCAGCAAAAGGGTCAGATCACAATGTATCTGGATGAGGACTGGTACAGACTGACTTATAAAGGCGGCGATGATGCGGACCCGGTGGAAAGGCTGGATGTCTCTGTCCTTCAAAGAGAGCTGTTACACCCGCTGCTCGGCATAGAAGACCCGAAGACAGATGAACGGATCGATTTTGTGGGCGGCATACGGGGCCTTGACGAGCTGGAGCGGAGGGTGCATGAAGATTGCAGAGTGGCCTTTGCCATGTACCCGACATCGATGGAGGAATTGTTTGCGGTATCGGACGCGGGACTCCTGATGCCGCCAAAGTCCACCTGGTTTGAGCCGAAACTTCGAAGCGGAATTTTTATTCACCGGATCGAGGCATAA
- a CDS encoding phosphoglycerate dehydrogenase: MFQYYCLNPIAKAGLDRFRENFQETKEIGDAQGILVRSASMHEMELSDHLLAVSRAGAGVNNIPLDKCAEKGVVVFNSPGANANGVKELVIAGMLLASRDIVGGIEWVKTQTGNEDVGKAAEKIKSQFAGTEIENKKLGIIGLGAIGVKVANVAKHLGMEVYGYDPYVSVDAAWNLSRDVRHVLNVDEIYTDCDIITIHVPLLDSTKEMINEEAIAKMKDGVILLNFARDLLVDEKAVLAAIKSGKVRKYVSDFANATTVGQEGCIVIPHLGASTEESEENCAKMAVKELMEYLENGNIRNSVNYPNCDMGACDKAGRVAIFHKNATKMIARFSTIFGDNSINIANMINKSKGNVAYTMLDVEEPVTEEIVETLKNIPGVFRVRVVR, encoded by the coding sequence ATGTTTCAGTATTATTGCCTGAATCCGATTGCCAAAGCAGGACTTGACCGGTTCAGAGAAAATTTTCAGGAGACGAAAGAGATCGGAGATGCACAGGGGATTCTTGTCAGAAGCGCATCAATGCACGAGATGGAGCTTTCCGATCACCTGCTCGCCGTTTCCAGAGCCGGTGCGGGAGTAAACAATATTCCGCTTGATAAATGTGCTGAAAAAGGTGTGGTCGTATTCAACTCGCCGGGAGCCAATGCAAACGGTGTCAAGGAGCTTGTGATCGCAGGTATGCTCCTCGCTTCCAGAGACATTGTCGGCGGCATTGAGTGGGTGAAGACACAGACCGGGAACGAAGATGTCGGCAAGGCAGCGGAGAAAATAAAGAGTCAGTTTGCAGGTACGGAAATAGAGAATAAGAAGCTCGGTATCATCGGGCTGGGGGCGATCGGGGTGAAAGTGGCCAATGTGGCGAAGCACCTTGGGATGGAAGTATATGGCTATGATCCTTATGTGTCGGTCGATGCAGCCTGGAATCTGAGCCGTGATGTCAGACATGTGCTCAATGTAGATGAGATTTATACGGACTGTGATATTATCACGATCCATGTGCCGTTGCTGGATTCCACAAAAGAGATGATCAATGAAGAGGCGATTGCCAAAATGAAGGATGGCGTGATCCTGCTCAATTTCGCGCGTGATCTGCTTGTGGATGAAAAAGCGGTGCTGGCCGCTATCAAGAGCGGTAAAGTGAGAAAATATGTCTCTGATTTTGCCAATGCGACGACGGTCGGCCAGGAGGGATGCATCGTGATTCCCCATCTTGGCGCTTCCACGGAAGAGTCTGAGGAAAACTGTGCAAAGATGGCAGTCAAAGAATTGATGGAATACCTTGAAAACGGCAATATCAGAAACAGTGTCAACTATCCGAACTGTGACATGGGCGCCTGTGACAAGGCGGGGCGTGTTGCGATCTTCCATAAAAATGCAACTAAGATGATTGCCAGATTCTCCACGATCTTTGGCGATAACAGCATCAATATCGCCAATATGATCAACAAGTCGAAAGGGAATGTGGCGTACACGATGCTCGATGTGGAGGAGCCTGTGACAGAAGAGATCGTGGAGACGCTGAAAAACATACCGGGCGTGTTCCGGGTGAGAGTCGTCAGATAA
- the serC gene encoding 3-phosphoserine/phosphohydroxythreonine transaminase has translation MSRVYNFSAGPAVLPEEVLKEAAEEMLDYRGTGMSVMEMSHRSKAYDTIIKEAEADLRELMNIPDNYKVLFLQGGASQQFAMIPMNLMKNKVADYIVTGQWAKKAYQEASLYGKANKIASSEDKTFSYIPDCSDLPVSEDADYVYICENNTIYGTKFKELPNTKGKTLVADVSSCFLSEPVDVEKYGLLYGGVQKNIGPAGVVIVIIREDLISEETLPGTPTMLKYKTHADADSLYNTPPAYGIYICGKVFQWLKKMGGLSAMKERNEKKAAILYDYLDESSLFCGTVEKKDRSLMNVPFVTGSEELDAKFVKEAKAAGFENLKGHRTVGGMRASIYNAMPIEGVEALVEFMKKFEKENS, from the coding sequence ATGTCCAGAGTGTACAATTTTTCGGCAGGTCCGGCTGTTCTGCCCGAAGAAGTATTGAAGGAAGCAGCGGAAGAAATGTTGGATTACAGGGGAACCGGAATGTCGGTCATGGAAATGAGTCATCGATCCAAGGCCTACGATACCATCATCAAAGAGGCGGAAGCGGACCTTCGAGAGTTGATGAACATTCCCGATAATTATAAAGTGTTGTTCTTACAGGGGGGCGCGAGCCAGCAGTTCGCGATGATCCCCATGAATCTGATGAAAAACAAAGTTGCGGATTATATCGTTACCGGACAGTGGGCAAAAAAGGCATATCAGGAGGCCAGCCTGTACGGAAAGGCAAATAAGATCGCTTCCAGTGAAGACAAGACATTTTCTTATATTCCGGACTGTTCCGACCTTCCGGTGTCCGAAGATGCGGACTATGTATACATATGTGAAAATAACACGATCTATGGAACGAAATTCAAAGAGCTTCCAAATACAAAAGGAAAGACACTCGTGGCGGATGTCTCTTCCTGCTTTTTGTCAGAGCCCGTGGACGTGGAGAAATACGGCCTGCTCTATGGCGGGGTACAGAAAAATATCGGCCCGGCGGGTGTTGTCATTGTTATCATCAGAGAAGATCTGATCTCGGAAGAGACACTTCCGGGGACGCCAACGATGCTGAAGTATAAAACACATGCCGATGCGGACTCGCTTTATAATACACCGCCTGCCTATGGTATTTACATTTGCGGTAAAGTGTTTCAGTGGCTGAAGAAGATGGGTGGTCTTTCGGCCATGAAAGAGAGAAACGAGAAGAAAGCAGCTATCTTGTATGACTATCTCGATGAGAGCAGTCTGTTTTGCGGCACAGTGGAGAAAAAGGACCGTTCACTCATGAATGTACCTTTTGTCACAGGCAGTGAAGAGCTGGATGCCAAATTCGTGAAAGAGGCAAAAGCGGCCGGATTTGAAAATCTGAAGGGACACAGAACGGTGGGCGGTATGCGTGCCAGCATTTATAATGCCATGCCGATCGAGGGCGTGGAAGCGCTTGTGGAGTTTATGAAAAAATTCGAAAAGGAGAATTCATGA